A portion of the Chlamydia avium 10DC88 genome contains these proteins:
- the ispH gene encoding 4-hydroxy-3-methylbut-2-enyl diphosphate reductase, with the protein MRQLILCNPRGFCAGVVRAIQVVEKALETWGPPIYVKHEIVHNSHVVDNLKERGAVFIEDLKEAPSGSRIIYSAHGVSPKVREEAKAHRLIDIDATCVLVTKIHSAVKLYASRGYHVILIGKKKHVEIIGICGEVPNQVTVVENVDDVMQLSFDSRTPLFFVTQTTLSLDDVDEITKVLKLKYPQIITLPSSSVCYATQNRQEALRTVLPRVNFVYVVGDIQSSNSNRLKEIASKRGIPSRLINSPDHIFDEILNYSGDIAMTAGASTPEHIVQACVSKLQELIPDLQVTEDIFVVEDVVFQLPKELRK; encoded by the coding sequence ATGCGTCAGTTAATACTCTGCAATCCTCGTGGATTTTGCGCTGGAGTGGTTCGTGCTATCCAGGTGGTAGAAAAGGCTTTGGAAACTTGGGGACCTCCAATTTATGTAAAGCATGAAATTGTTCACAATAGTCATGTAGTTGATAACTTGAAAGAACGTGGTGCTGTCTTTATTGAAGATTTAAAAGAAGCTCCTAGTGGTTCTAGGATAATTTATTCTGCTCATGGGGTATCGCCTAAAGTTCGTGAAGAAGCAAAGGCACATCGTCTTATTGATATTGATGCTACTTGTGTTTTAGTTACGAAGATTCATTCTGCTGTCAAACTATATGCATCTCGTGGTTACCATGTCATTTTGATAGGTAAAAAAAAGCACGTGGAGATCATTGGAATTTGTGGAGAAGTTCCTAATCAAGTGACTGTAGTTGAAAATGTTGATGATGTGATGCAGCTATCTTTTGATTCTAGGACTCCGCTATTTTTTGTGACGCAAACCACACTAAGTTTGGATGATGTTGATGAAATTACTAAAGTATTGAAATTAAAATATCCTCAAATAATTACTTTGCCCAGTTCCTCAGTATGTTATGCTACGCAAAATCGTCAAGAGGCATTACGAACTGTATTACCTAGAGTGAATTTTGTTTACGTCGTTGGAGATATTCAAAGCTCTAATTCGAATCGTTTGAAAGAAATTGCGTCTAAGCGAGGTATTCCTTCCAGATTGATTAATAGTCCTGATCATATTTTTGATGAAATTTTAAATTATTCTGGAGATATTGCAATGACAGCAGGAGCTTCTACTCCTGAGCATATTGTTCAAGCTTGTGTGTCTAAGTTACAAGAACTTATTCCTGATTTGCAGGTAACAGAAGATATATTTGTAGTAGAAGATGTTGTATTTCAACTTCCAAAAGAGCTTCGTAAATAG
- a CDS encoding protease-like activity factor CPAF, producing the protein MKLKRIAALICSLFIGAQVSSGFAKTLVHQHASADLDFLEHLLDTKYAPKPWKETLFGWNLQDATNAARLKLILEENPSTGYCQRVLADYIGALNDYHAGVTFFATSRSYLPYTVKLSNTGRCYVVESFTYNSDISVYDEILEVDGIPIAQVIESLRMGRGSAADYAAAARSLFSRSASVGHAIPLGGVTLKVRRPSGLIRTVRVKWRYTPEHITDLSLISPLIKDTSLNMQRDARSLSLTSDKRKCLFTNEMVPYFWKELREEYKRRATGSYDIGSKKGFLPEYPMVTWRCKEGPYHAYVFSCQDNAGRNYNIGFLRISTYSWTDLQDLNEDHRDCPWLDLEEIIKELEERTDGLIIDQTNNPGGSIFYLYAVLSMLTSTPLETPRHRMILTQDEVHTALHWLELLEGVDTDREAVAALGETMEGYPIDIVAAGYIQSFSEQVLNCWNSGNINLTSPIPLLGFSHIQPHPRVQYSHPICAIINEEDFSCADLFPSILKDNGRALIVGNTTAGAGGFVFSVEFPNRTGIKSCSLTGSLAVRKDGMLIENLGVSPDVYLEITDEDLQSGKYGSYMKKLQDIMINLISATQSEE; encoded by the coding sequence ATGAAACTGAAACGAATCGCAGCATTAATATGTTCTTTGTTTATTGGAGCGCAGGTTTCTTCGGGATTTGCTAAGACATTGGTGCATCAACATGCATCTGCAGATTTAGATTTTTTAGAGCATTTACTTGATACTAAGTATGCTCCTAAACCTTGGAAAGAGACACTATTTGGTTGGAATCTTCAAGATGCTACAAATGCTGCTCGTTTGAAGCTTATTTTGGAAGAAAATCCATCAACAGGGTATTGTCAGCGTGTCTTAGCTGATTATATTGGTGCTTTGAATGATTATCATGCTGGAGTAACTTTTTTTGCTACTTCCCGTTCTTATTTACCTTATACAGTAAAGCTTAGCAATACAGGAAGATGCTATGTTGTTGAATCCTTTACTTATAATTCAGATATTTCTGTTTATGACGAAATTCTAGAAGTAGATGGTATTCCTATAGCCCAAGTTATTGAAAGCTTAAGAATGGGTCGGGGAAGCGCTGCTGATTACGCGGCTGCAGCACGCTCATTGTTTTCTCGTTCTGCTTCAGTGGGTCATGCTATTCCTTTGGGAGGGGTGACTTTAAAAGTGCGACGTCCCAGCGGGCTGATACGTACTGTTAGAGTAAAATGGCGTTATACTCCCGAACACATTACAGATTTGTCTTTGATTTCTCCCTTAATTAAAGATACTTCGTTAAATATGCAACGTGATGCAAGGTCATTATCGTTAACTAGTGATAAACGGAAATGTTTATTTACTAATGAGATGGTTCCTTATTTTTGGAAAGAACTTCGTGAAGAGTATAAGCGTCGTGCTACGGGGAGCTATGATATCGGAAGTAAAAAAGGTTTCTTACCAGAATATCCTATGGTTACTTGGAGATGTAAGGAGGGACCTTATCATGCTTATGTCTTTTCATGTCAGGATAATGCAGGAAGGAATTATAATATCGGGTTTTTAAGAATTTCTACATATTCTTGGACCGATTTACAAGATCTGAATGAGGATCATCGTGATTGTCCTTGGTTAGATTTAGAGGAAATTATTAAGGAACTAGAAGAAAGAACGGACGGATTGATTATTGATCAAACGAATAATCCTGGAGGTAGTATCTTCTATCTTTATGCTGTCCTTTCTATGTTAACAAGTACGCCTTTAGAAACACCCCGTCATAGAATGATTTTAACACAAGATGAGGTTCATACAGCTTTGCATTGGTTGGAGCTTCTCGAAGGTGTTGATACAGATAGGGAAGCAGTAGCTGCTTTAGGAGAGACGATGGAGGGTTATCCGATAGATATTGTGGCAGCAGGGTATATCCAATCATTTTCAGAGCAGGTATTAAATTGTTGGAATTCAGGAAATATCAACCTTACTTCTCCCATACCTTTATTAGGATTTTCTCATATCCAGCCTCACCCTCGAGTGCAGTATTCTCATCCTATCTGTGCTATTATTAATGAGGAGGATTTTTCTTGTGCAGACTTGTTCCCCTCTATTTTGAAGGATAATGGTCGTGCTTTGATTGTAGGTAATACTACGGCTGGTGCTGGAGGATTTGTATTTTCTGTGGAGTTTCCTAATAGGACAGGAATTAAAAGTTGTTCTTTAACAGGGTCTCTAGCTGTAAGAAAAGATGGAATGCTTATAGAGAACTTAGGAGTATCTCCTGATGTCTATTTAGAGATTACTGACGAAGATTTGCAATCAGGAAAATATGGAAGTTATATGAAAAAATTACAGGATATTATGATTAATCTTATAAGTGCAACTCAATCAGAAGAATAA
- a CDS encoding NhaD family Na+:H+ antiporter — protein MLKFQLCALFLFGYIAIVFEHIVRVSKSAIALVMGGLMWLVCFSYIPNADHLILAEEIADMAQVTFFLLAAMAIVELIDAHKGFSLIMRFCCIQSQSLLLWVLIGFSFFLSAALDNLTSIIIIISILKRLVKSREERLLLGAICVISVNAGGAWTPLGDVTTTMLWINNKISSWGIISSLFLPSLVCVVISGICAQFMLKKRAKGAVSSKSVIAKECDLEQSPKKSGWIIFIGLGSLLMVPVWKACLGVPPFMGALLGLGLVWLASDWVHSPHGEDRYHLRIPHILSKIDIASITFFIGILLAVNALTFADVLTDFSRAMDKVFSRHVVAVFIGLVSSVLDNVPLVAATMGMYQAPLDDTLWKLIAYAAGTGGSILIIGSAAGVAFMGIEKVDFLWYFKKISWIALASYFGGLFVYFLVDRVVLSLF, from the coding sequence ATGTTGAAGTTTCAATTATGTGCTCTGTTTTTGTTTGGGTATATTGCGATTGTTTTTGAGCACATTGTTCGGGTAAGTAAATCCGCTATAGCATTGGTTATGGGAGGATTAATGTGGCTAGTATGTTTTTCCTACATACCTAATGCAGATCACCTGATATTAGCTGAAGAAATTGCGGACATGGCTCAAGTTACTTTTTTCTTATTAGCTGCTATGGCTATTGTTGAGCTTATAGATGCTCATAAAGGATTTTCCTTAATTATGCGGTTCTGCTGCATACAGTCGCAGAGCTTGCTTCTTTGGGTGCTTATTGGTTTTTCTTTCTTCTTATCTGCTGCATTAGATAACTTGACCTCAATTATTATCATTATTTCTATTTTAAAACGTTTAGTTAAATCTAGAGAGGAGAGATTACTTTTAGGAGCTATTTGTGTGATTAGCGTGAATGCTGGAGGAGCATGGACGCCTTTAGGGGACGTCACAACAACAATGTTATGGATTAATAATAAAATTTCTTCTTGGGGTATTATTAGTTCTTTATTTCTTCCTAGTTTAGTTTGTGTAGTGATTTCAGGGATTTGTGCGCAATTTATGCTCAAGAAGCGTGCAAAAGGAGCTGTTTCTTCCAAATCTGTTATTGCTAAGGAATGTGACTTAGAACAATCTCCTAAAAAAAGTGGATGGATTATTTTTATTGGTTTGGGATCTTTATTAATGGTTCCTGTTTGGAAAGCATGTTTAGGAGTTCCGCCTTTTATGGGAGCATTGCTAGGACTGGGATTGGTATGGTTAGCAAGTGACTGGGTGCATTCACCTCATGGGGAGGATCGTTACCATTTACGTATTCCTCATATTTTGTCTAAGATAGACATTGCTTCAATTACTTTCTTTATAGGCATTTTGCTTGCTGTTAATGCATTGACTTTTGCTGATGTTCTTACAGATTTTTCTCGAGCAATGGATAAAGTATTTTCTAGACACGTTGTCGCTGTATTCATAGGCCTTGTTTCCAGTGTTTTAGATAACGTTCCTCTTGTTGCTGCAACTATGGGTATGTACCAGGCACCGTTAGATGATACTTTATGGAAGTTAATTGCCTATGCTGCAGGAACAGGGGGGAGTATCTTGATTATCGGTTCTGCTGCAGGGGTTGCTTTCATGGGTATCGAGAAGGTGGATTTCTTATGGTATTTCAAGAAGATTTCTTGGATTGCTTTAGCTAGTTATTTTGGTGGGTTATTCGTATACTTTTTAGTAGATAGAGTGGTGCTGTCTTTATTTTAG